One genomic region from Rosa rugosa chromosome 1, drRosRugo1.1, whole genome shotgun sequence encodes:
- the LOC133727437 gene encoding uncharacterized protein LOC133727437 has translation MNEELSREVFEEEVWRAFKQMQLSKAPGPDGFVPCFYQQFWSIVGGDVVAAVRSFLRSREVLKQINDTYVTLIPEVKEPKQMTPLYFFRVDKLEYMEVKKILETYARASGQQIYFQKNCFSFSQNMPLCVPYDLADCLGVQWVAKHDKYLGLPTELSYSKEEAFWFLTERVEKRTLGWRDKTLSVAGKETLIKAVLQSIPNYLCHVLSSQSTYAMQCIKLWIGFGGETRRMRRRYIEWLGRSSVFISEKASILMGREALEKGLRYQIGDESEVSVWDDPWFSLSYNFKPYSLPMVGIEDFKMGDLIDAEEKEWILPLLHELFSVEEHYEKRSVYRVKSGYHLAQSTANLSSQASSSNRVRKLVGKFWHKVWKTRVPPKVRTFVWRLCKDVLPTRVARIQRIKIANLECAFCHNGVEMALHLFKDCPVMRCFWLHSPLQWVAQNFKQQTSGIGLMQFWTC, from the exons ATGAATGAGGAGTTGAGTAGGGAGGTTTTTGAAGAGGAGGTTTGGAGGGCATTTAAGCAAATGCAGCTTTCAAAGGCGCCGGGGCCAGATGGATTTGTACCTTGCTTCTATCAACAATTCTGGAGTATAGTGGGAGGAGACGTAGTTGCTGCTGTAAGGAGTTTTCTGAGGTCCAGGGAGGTATTAAAGCAGATTAATGACACTTATGTCACTTTGATCCCCGAGGTGAAGGAACCGAAACAG ATGACTCCTTTATATTTTTTCAGGGTAGATAAGCTGGAGTATATGGAGGTGAAGAAGATTCTGGAGACCTATGCTAGGGCATCGGGACAACAAATATATTTCCAAAAGAATTGCTTCTCTTTTAGTCAAAACATGCCCTTATGTGTCCCGTATGACCTTGCAGATTGTTTGGGGGTTCAGTGGGTAGCAAAACACGACAAATACCTAGGACTACCTACGGAGTTGAGTTACTCGAAGGAGGAGGCATTCTGGTTCCTAACAGAAAGGGTTGAGAAGAGGACTTTAGGGTGGAGGGATAAAACCCTAAGTGTAGCCGGCAAAGAAACACTAATCAAAGCAGTCCTGCAATCGATCCCTAACTACTTATGTCACGTTTTGAGCTCTCAAAGCACCTATGCCATGCAATGCATAAAGCTATGGATAGGTTTTGGTGGGGAGACAAGGAGAATGAGAAGAAGATACATTGAATGGCTTGGGAGAAGCTCTGTGTTCATAAGTGAGAAGGCG AGTATACTAATGGGTAGAGAAGCGCTTGAGAAGGGATTGAGGTACCAGATTGGGGATGAGAGTGAGGTGTCGGTGTGGGATGATCCCTGGTTCTCTCTTTCGTATAATTTCAAACCTTACTCACTTCCAATGGTAGGGATAGAGGACTTCAAGATGGGCGATTTGATTGATGCGGAGGAGAAAGAATGGATTTTACCTCTGCTGCATGAATTATTCTCGGTTGAAGAG CACTATGAGAAGAGAAGTGTATACAGGGTTAAGAGTGGATATCACCTGGCACAGTCCACTGCTAATCTATCCTCACAAGCTTCTTCATCAAACAGAGTAAGGAAGTTAGTAGGGAAGTTTTGGCACAAGGTGTGGAAGACTCGGGTACCCCCGAAGGTGCGAACCTTTGTATGGAGACTCTGCAAAGATGTCCTCCCTACTCGGGTTGCTCGAATTCAAAGAATTAAAATAGCTAATCTGGAGTGTGCATTCTGCCATAATGGTGTGGAGATGGCGCTGCATCTCTTCAAGGACTGCCCTGTCATGAGATGCTTCTGGCTGCATAGTCCTCTACAATGGGTAGCACAGAATTTCAAGCAGCAGACTTCGGGAATTGGATTGATGCAGTTTTGGACATGTTAG